A region from the Brachyspira hampsonii genome encodes:
- a CDS encoding DNA alkylation repair protein — MNDLYNKLSKEFEILKNNKEAASMAKYMKNNFEFLGIHSKDRKEAQKKVFKTISKDEKEYIDFDFTDKCYKNKYREFQYAAIDYIILKNKYLNKTHIEKLKEYALTKSWWDTIDFLDRIIGDIALKDETVNNILLEWSLSDNIWLRRISIDHQLSRKEKTNRELLEKIIINNLNNKEFFINKAIGLALRDYSKTNANWVRDFIEKHKDNMANLSIKEASKYI, encoded by the coding sequence GCTGCTTCAATGGCTAAATACATGAAAAATAATTTTGAGTTTTTAGGTATTCATTCAAAAGATAGAAAAGAAGCTCAGAAAAAAGTATTTAAAACAATTTCAAAAGATGAAAAAGAATATATTGATTTTGACTTCACAGACAAATGTTATAAAAATAAATACAGAGAATTTCAGTATGCGGCAATAGATTATATTATTTTAAAAAATAAATATTTAAATAAAACTCATATAGAAAAGCTAAAAGAATATGCCCTCACAAAATCATGGTGGGATACTATAGATTTTTTGGACAGAATTATCGGTGATATTGCTTTAAAAGATGAAACAGTTAATAATATACTTTTAGAATGGTCTTTATCTGATAATATTTGGCTTAGAAGAATATCTATAGATCATCAGCTTTCAAGAAAAGAAAAAACAAATAGAGAATTATTAGAGAAAATTATAATAAACAATTTAAACAATAAAGAGTTTTTTATAAACAAAGCAATAGGCTTGGCATTAAGAGATTACAGCAAAACCAATGCTAATTGGGTAAGAGACTTTATAGAAAAGCATAAAGACAACATGGCTAATCTAAGTATAAAAGAAGCAAGCAAATATATTTAA